One genomic region from Mytilus trossulus isolate FHL-02 chromosome 9, PNRI_Mtr1.1.1.hap1, whole genome shotgun sequence encodes:
- the LOC134684295 gene encoding uncharacterized protein LOC134684295 yields the protein MTYMLATIGIGVTYIRLGRKGCPNSVELVYTGQAGGNRYNHGGGGVNYLCLPNDPENGEHQTYANSQLFGAEYEIFGRNPRGMSSMLGNREVPCAVCRRKRRSSVITLPGKHQT from the exons ATGACGTACATGttagcaactatag GAATTGGTGTTACCTATATAAGATTGGGAAGAAAAGGTTGTCCCAATAGTGTTGAACTTGTTTATACAG GCCAAGCTGGTGGTAATCGTTATAATCATGGAGGCGGTGGTGTTAATTATCTATGTCTACCAAATGATCCGGAAAATGGAGAACACCAAACATATGCCAACTCTCAGCTTTTTGGTGCTGAATATGAGATCTTTGGTCGGAACCCACGCGGAATGTCGAGCATGTTGGGGAACAGAGAGGTACCATGTGCTGTCTGCCGTAGGAAGCGGAGATCTTCAGTAATAACACTCCCTGGTAAACATCAAACTTAA